In a single window of the Drosophila albomicans strain 15112-1751.03 chromosome 3, ASM965048v2, whole genome shotgun sequence genome:
- the LOC117568662 gene encoding ras-related and estrogen-regulated growth inhibitor, producing the protein MTTRIRRKKSTLTELKIAVIGSPSVGKSALIVRFITKRYIGEYDHQTESRYKHEAMVDGEPVLFEILDTCPKADDEFPNAAELIQWADGLLLVYSITDRRSFNYIRRAKSDLQSDTPVQLCANKVDMVHLRQVSRDEGEILAKDFECKFSEVSAADHVDQVAEVFNELCKEVLACKRKSKQSLLERMLGGTRPYSRGKSDSNLPKD; encoded by the exons ATGACGACGCGCATACGGCGTAAAAAGTCAACGTTGACAGAGCTCAAGATCGCGGTTATCGGTTCGCCCAGTGTTGGAAAGAGCG ccCTAATCGTGCGTTTCATAACGAAGCGCTACATCGGCGAATATGATCATCAGACTGAGAGTCGCTATAAGCATGAGGCCATGGTCGATGGCGAGCCGGTGCTCTTCGAAATACTGGACACATGTCCCAAG GCTGACGATGAATTTCCCAATGCCGCCGAGCTAATCCAATGGGCCGATGGCCTGCTGCTTGTCTACTCCATAACGGATCGTCGCAGCTTCAACTATATACGTCGTGCCAAATCGGATCTGCAGTCGGACACGCCCGTTCAGCTGTGCGCCAACAAAGTGGATATGGTGCATTTGCGTCAGGTCAGTCGCGATGAGGGCGAAATTCTGGCCAAAGACTTTGAGTGCAAGTTTAGCGAGGTCTCTGCAGCGGATCATGTGGATCAGGTGGCCGAGGTATTCAATGAGCTGTGCAAGGAGGTGCTCGCCTGCAAGCGCAAGTCCAAGCAGAGTCTGCTCGAACGCATGCTTGGCGGCACCAGACCCTACAGCAGAGGGAAGAGCGACAGCAACTTGCCAAAAGACTGa
- the LOC117568946 gene encoding uncharacterized protein LOC117568946: MGFQGGHSPRINKTLISLKLVVFLVISGITALHIVNNVKPVLLSFNFREYRSITITSAILSVLGPLIVGPLADNIAAKNPNGFGRKLRFMTALLLVLSALCSVGLFPLSEVNREPAERPQVSFGCDGNGAYIFQKQCTNDTCRDYDELSGVVNLTRCTYSCLNPNFHENMYQFWLGELPTAAPSTEHSSEFDYEEEQTSATTERLQPRSHLDVVELRADSAGIELASTEEERTKRQAIKGSAKKVYVEPPHLCNVYRDEQGKELVRNCHVYTEDTASIVMNAIIGGSLNEPVTNETHGWCQYPVDGIKCNIPEQQVEYMKNLKKGSNCKPIIECLIVNPYNSEDSVLIEADCEHPVGIFGNKEVVYTILRILGDIFALAALTLLNTAIVIAVRETSEGRGEVCRQYVWGAIGYVILFSPFDLLFVQNDPNYHAADAALIIFIVCFVLAAVVLLFASQMPLSPPEWWWHTKTGMLVVPMSAIRRYSPEIVVLTAVAFLFGFLWSSIHSYLLWTFRDPYAVSYAGILLIAALFFNVDRFIEYCGHSNIFIAGFAVFVIRFTALSDPDCDWLTYIMEIIEPAVIGIIWITIILYMRHAMPRKLTATGQAIAVAAFFGIGKGFGAMVGLWRNEKYRQVYYWFHTYEYLAILALIIAFVYFILYNLLLAPRCTARAQHSEELISGSASQNFGHHGNGSNGTGTQGGPGASLNGNTNGSYSPLRVYHNERGKKGQFRY; this comes from the exons ATGGGTTTCCAAGGCGGCCACAGTCCGCGTATCAACAAGACGTTGATATCCCTGAAGCTGGTTGTGTTCCTTGTGATCAGCG GTATCACTGCGCTGCACATTGTGAATAACGTAAAGCCGGTGTTGCTGAGTTTCAACTTCAGAGAGTATCGCAGTATCACAATTACGTCTGCCATTTTATCAGTTTTGGGACCGTTGATAGTTGGACCTTTGGCCGATAACATTGCTGCCAAGAATCCAAATGGCTTTGGACGCAAGCTGCGTTTTATGACTGCTCTCCTCCTCgtgctctctgctctctgttCCGTTGGCCTCTTCCCTCTATCAGAAGTGAATCGCGAGCCAGCAGAGAGACCACAAGTGAGCTTCGGCTGTGATGGCAATGGCGCTTACATATTCCAGAAACAGTGCACCAATGACACCTGCAGAGATTATGATGAGTTGTCGGGAGTTGTCAATCTCACACGTTGCACCTACAGCTGTCTGAACCCGAATTTCCATGAGAACATGTATCAATTTTGGTTGGGCGAATTGCCAACAGCAGCGCCCTCAACCGAACATAGTTCCGAATTCGATTACGAGGAGGAGCAGACAAGTGCCACCACCGAAAGACTGCAGCCCAGAAGTCATCTCGATGTGGTTGAACTTCGCGCAGATAGCGCTGGCATTGAGTTGGCCAGCACTGAGGAAGAGCGCACCAAGCGACAAGCGATCAAAGGCAGCGCCAAGAAAGTGTATGTGGAGCCACCGCATTTGTGCAACGTGTATCGCGATGAGCAGGGCAAGGAGCTGGTGAGGAACTGTCATGTGTACACTGAGGATACGGCCAGCATTGTGATGAATGCCATCATAGGTGGGTCACTCAACGAGCCGGTGACCAACGAGACTCATGGCTGGTGTCAATATCCAGTGG ATGGCATCAAGTGTAATATACCCGAGCAGCAGGTGGAGTACATGAAAAATCTGAAGAAGGGCAGCAACTGCAAACCCATCATCGAGTGTCTCATTGTCAATCCCTACAATAGCGAAGATTCCGTGCTAATCGAAGCAGATTGTGAACAT ccCGTTGGCATCTTCGGTAACAAAGAGGTGGTCTACACGATTCTGCGAATCCTTGGTGACATTTTCGCCTTGGCGGCTCTAACCCTGCTGAACACCGCCATTGTGATTGCTGTGCGTGAGACTTCCGAGGGACGTGGCGAGGTGTGTCGCCAATATGTTTGGGGTGCCATTGGCTATGTGATTTTGTTCTCGCCATTCGACTTGCTCTTCGTGCAGAATGATCCTAATTATcatgctgctgatgctgcctTGATCATCTTCATTGTCTGCTTTGTGCTGGCTGCTGTCGTCCTGCTCTTTGCCTCCCAAATGCCTCTCAGTCCTCCCGAGTGGTGGTGGCACACCAAGACTGGAATGCTGGTGGTGCCGATGTCTGCTATACGTCGCTATAGTCCAGAGATTGTGGTGCTAACTGCGGTGGCCTTCCTCTTTGGCTTTTTGTGGAGCAGCATTCACAGCTATCTGCTGTGGACATTCCGTGATCCGTATGCTGTCAGCTATGCGGGCATCTTACTCATCGCAGCTTTGTTCTTCAATGTGGATCGGTTTATTGAGTACTGTGGACACTCGAACATCTTTATTGCTGGCTTTGCTGTCTTTGTGATTCGTTTCACTGCACTGAGCGATCCGGACTGCGATTGGTTGACTTACATCATGGAGATAATTGAGCCAGCTGTGATTGGCATCATCTGGATTACGATTATTCTGTACATGCGACATGCGATGCCAAGAAAACTCACGGCCACAGGACAAgctattgctgtggctgccttCTTTGGCATAG GCAAGGGCTTCGGTGCCATGGTTGGCTTGTGGCGCAATGAGAAGTATAGACAAGTTTACTACTGGTTCCATACCTATGAGTACTTGGCCATCCTTGCCTTGATTATTGCCTTTGTCTATTTCATCCTGTACAATCTGCTGCTGGCGCCTCGCTGCACCGCCAGGGCACAGCACTCGGAGGAGTTGATCTCCGGCTCGGCCTCGCAGAACTTTGGCCATCATGGTAATGGCAGCAATGGCACTGGGACTCAAGGTGGACCAGGTGCCTCACTTAATGGCAATACGAATGGCAGTTACTCGCCTCTGAGGGTCTACCACAATGAGAGGGGGAAGAAGGGCCAGTTTagatattaa